From Paraglaciecola sp. L1A13:
GGGTACGTTTAAGATGGTTATTATTTGAAATTCTACAGATTATTAACTATTTTTAAACTAGCCGCACGTTAGTGCATACGGTATTAAAGCTAAATTTTTTCATATTCGAATAAAGGATTATTTATGAAAAGTGTGCCAACTAAGTTACGTCTCGACCGTACAATTCATTTTTCTTTCATTACGCTTTCTTTATATTTAGCGGTGCCTCAGTTTTGTAACGCAGCACAAAGTACTTCTGATGATGACGAACTTATTGATTTCTATCAAGTAGAGCTTGAGAAGCAACGTACGATGCTGCTAGAACAAGGGCAACAAATAGCCGAATTAAAGCGAATGGTTAATGCGTTATCCGAAAATCGGCAAGTTCAGGCGACTCAACAGCGTGTTAAAAAAGCAGGTAAGCCGGTTAATGCGAGTAAAGTGGTGGTGGCTAACAATATTTCGCGAAAAGTCGCGAAAGAAACGAGCCTATCAAGGACTGATAATAAACCTGTAGGTCAAGCCCCGCCAAAAAACGCCAATGCAATTGACGTTAATGCGATACCTAAATTAAATGACAATGTCAGTGGGGTATTAACGGGAAAGGGCTCACTGGTGTTAGAAACATCAATCGGGTATTCGTATACGGATAATAATCGGGTTTTTCTCGATGCGTTTTCATTTATTCCAGCACTTGTTGTGGGACTAATCGATTTACGCGAAATTAAGCGCCACAGTTTTATTGGCAGTGTTTCTGCAAGGTATGGCATAACCGAACGGTGGGAACTGGATGTAAAACTTCCTTATATTGCGCGTAACGACAGTCAGCGTTCGCGACCTGTCAGTATTGGTGTCAGCGAAGATGAAATATTCAATGCTAGCGGACACGGAATGGGCGATATCGAATTGTCTACGCGATATCAATTGAATGCTCCGACCGATGGCGGCCCAATTTATGTAGCTAACTTAGTGGCAACTATACCCACCGGCACTAGCCCATTTGAGGTTGAATTTGTGCAATCAACTCCCGGGGCGGTTTTCCCAACTGAGCTGCCAACAGGTTCGGGATACGTTAGCATTCAGCCTAGCCTAACGGCTATATACGCTACAGACCCAGGCGTCTTTTTTGGTAATGTCAGTTATGGCTACAATATGGACACCGATGAAAATGTAGGTAATGTGGACCTAGGTGACAGTGCAGGGGTAAGTTTTGGTTTAGGTGTATCGCTAAATGAACGTACCTCCATGAGCCTAAGTTATTCTCATAAACACGTTTTAAAATCCAAAATAAACAATATGAAGATTGATGGAAGTCAGCTTGATATTGGCCAACTAATTATCGGCTATTCTTTTCGCTACTCAGAGCTGACTAATTTAAGTCTTTCTTTAGCCATAGGTGTGACGGACGATGCGCAAGACACTCGTTTGAACTTTAGAGTCCCAGTAACGTTTTAAGAGCGCTATTCATATTAAATGTTGCTGAAAATTAATAGTTAGGCCGTATTTTAAAGCGGATTTTATTGTTTTATTGAGAGTAATTCTTAGGGGGTTCCTTAGTCCGCTTATATCAAAATGTAATCGCACCTAAAACCTCAACGTTGATGTCATCTAGAAACGTATCTTTGAACAACAGCCAGTTAGTATTCGAAAAATGGCGATTACTGGTGAGTACGCGCATTAAAAAAGGTGCTATACAGCTCATTGTGGGCAAAGGCCTGCTGCGCTTGCTGTAAATTTTTGATGGTAATATCGATATTGGTAATGGCTGAAAGAGTCTGATTATCGAGTGTATTTTGCAATACTGAATTCAGGCTGTCGTTCGGTATCACTGAGCTTAACCTAAAATCATCTTTATTTAAAAAGCTGATGTCTTGGGGGGATTGGAAGTAAGAATGTGACGTTAACTCGCCGTTTCTGAAAATATTTTTTTGAAAATTTATATCTACCACAACGCCATTACTCAATACAAAACCTCCGCGCAGGGTCGATAGTGTGGCATCTGGCACAGGTAACCAAAATGATTGTCCTGACTCAGGCAACGTATTTGTGTTGGCATTACTCGTGACACTGACTAACGGACCGCAAATGAAGAAAAGCATAAATTTTGCGAAAAATGATAATAAATAAAGTTTCATAAGCAATCCCTAATCCTAAAAATCCATGCTAGAAGGCTGTAAAACGTTCAATAACCCTAAGCTGGCATGATCAATGGCTAAACCCAAATTAGCGCGTACTTGGTGATCAGATTTTTGATCATGCTTGTAATGATTGACCGCAATCTCTTTACGATCTTGGATAACAAATACAATACGTTGTCCCCACATGTCCTCGAATTTGTCTTTTCTCACCGACTTTAAGCCGATGGCGGGATCGCCAACCAACACTTCTTTGTCGGTACTGCCCTTTATAATCACAAAGTGCATATATCCATTATTGTTGATAATCGTGATTGCAGGGATTTGTGCGCTAGACAGTTGCTCTAAACTAATGTTGAAACCGTTCGCTTGATAACCGCGGCGCGACAAATACCGTTTCATGTCAAGCAAAGAGAAACCTTGATGTTTAATTTTTGCTTTATTACCGTGTTCAAACATATCTTTGAATACGCTAAGTTCATTGACTACGTCGTCATAGTGAAATGATAGTAGGCTTGCCAGAGTCGCTGAGCCGCAACTGAAATCGTATTTTTGCTTATAGATTGTTTTAAAACGTTGTTCGGCAATACTCGATACTTTTACCGTAAATTGTCCATTGAAATCAACGAAACCGCCTAATACTGAAGGGGTTGTTAACAACATCGCTAAACATAAATAAAGTCTCATAAATGCACACCTATTCATCCGTTAATTTGGGGTAATGGTGACGGTGATTATCGTTGAATCCTGAATAATGACGTTGTTACCAGTATTTTGGATAATTGAGAAAACGCCGGCGGCTTCGTTAAACGAGCCCTGATCTATCGTATTATTTCCAGTAATGCTATTAGACGTATAGTTGTCGGTTAATATCGCCTCTAAATGTGAGTTGTTGGTCACATCAAGTACGCCACCCATGCCTCTTTCTTGTTCTAAATCGTCAAGCAGAACGGGGGGGAATTTATCGGCAATTGATTGTGTATAACCATTGAATGAAACAAGTGTGGATAAGGCAACTAGAGTTAAGATGCTGATGTTGCAATATATTGTTTTCATAGCCTGAGTCCTTTTCAGTGGTTGCTGACGTCACCGTCAGCAACTTTTTCCTTAAAATGAAACCTACATAGAAAAGTTTATTGCGGATTTACATTTACATTTCCCTGGAATGATACTTGTTGTTGGGCTAAGGCATTATGCCCAAGGTTTTGCACGTTTTGGTTTATGCCAGCTGTACCGTTAAAGGTGTCGGACATACTATTGTTGCTAGCAATAGTCGACTGATTGTCGAAACTATAAGTAACATAATTGCCGGTGACAGCACCCGTTAAGTTTGACTCATTAACACTATAGGTTGTGGTTGCCACACCGCCGTTGTTAGCCGAAGATGTTCCCCAGCCTTCAGACCAAGCGTAACTGCTATCGCTATTATCACTGTTGTCAGAGTTGTCGCTGTTATCAGAATTGTCGCTATTATCGACGCTAGCTGTGCTTCCGCCGTTTGCTGATGCGCCACCTTCAGCTGCGCTTGCGTAACTATTGTCGCTGTTATCGCTATTATCGCTGCTGTCACTGTTGTCTACACTAGCAGTACTTCCGCCATTTGCTGATGCGCCACCTTCAGCTGCGTTAGCATAACTATTATTAGAACTATCACTGTTATCGCTATTGTCCGAGTTGTCCGAGTTATCGCTATTATCGACATTTGCAGTGCTTGCGCCGTTAGCAGATGCACCGTTTGTGGCCGAATTCGCATAGCTATTATCTGCATTATCTGAGTTATCACTGTTGTCACTGTTATCGCTATTGTCAGAGTTATCAGAATTATCACTATTATCAGTACTTGCTGTGCTGCCACCATTAGCTGAAGCTGCGCCCATTGCATTCGCGCTGGCCATACTGTTGTCACTGCTATCACTGTTATCTACTGTCGCAGTGCTGGCTCCATTCGCGGCTGCTGAGCCCATTGCACTGGCATTTGCCATGCTGTTATCTGAGCGATCTGAGCTCGCTGTACTTCCACCATTTGCTGCCGCATCTGATGCAGAGGCATAGCTATTATCACTATTATTACTGTTATCTGAATTGTCGCTGCTGTCTGAATTGTCGCTGCTGTCTGAATTATCAGAGCGATCACTCATTGCCATACTACCGTTGTTGGCAGTCGCTTCGGTACCAGTGGCGGCGCTATTATCGCTGCTGTCAGAACTCGAACTGTCGCTATTGTCTGAGTTGTCTGAATTATCAGAACGGTCGGTCATAGCCGTGCTGCCATTATTAGCAGCGCTATCAGTGGCTGAAGCGTAGCTACCATCGCTATTATCGCTGTTGTCAGAGTTATCAGAATTGTCGCTGTTGTCTGAGTTATCCGAATTATCACTGTTGTCAGTGGCAGCCATGCTTCCGTTATTTGCGGCTACCTCAGAGCCTGATGCAGAACTGCCATCACTGTTATCGCTGCTGTCTGAATTATCGCTGTTATCTGAGTCGTCGCTATTATCCGAATTATCACTGTTGTCAGTGGCAGCCATACTGCCATTGTTTGCCGCTACCTCAGAGCCTGATGCAGAACTGCCATCACTGTTATCGCTGCTGTTTGAATTATCGCTGTTATCTGAGTCGTCGCTATTATCAGAATTATCACTGTTATCAGTGGCAGCCATGCTTCCGTTATTTGCTGCTACTTTTGAACCTGATGCAGAACTGCCATCGCTGTTGTCAGACGAATCAGTGCTGTTATCCGTATTGGCGGATGAATTTTCGTTTGCTGCTGCTGAAGAATCGCCAGTGCTATCTGCACTTGCTGTGGCGGTTTGAGAATCCGCCACTTCATTCGCTGTGTTAGTTGGGTTTGCCCATACGCTGGTTGCCGAACCCAGTATGATCGCCATGCTAGCGGCTAATAAACTTTTATTAAATGTTTTCATCTTTTATGCTCCATTAAAAAACGATTTGTTACCATTCAGCAAAATCAACCTGAAAATAGCAACGCATTAATATATTAAAATATAACCAGAGAAAGAACGCGTCATTGCGTGTCTAAACTCACGCAACAACTGTAGTTAATGGCTAACTCAAAATTCCATCAATAAATAATTAAATTGTCATCAAAAAATTAAATTATTAATATTTCGTACGTGTTAGAAATAAAGCATTGAGTAATTTTCAACTCATTTAAAATCAGTTTATTATGAATAGATGATTCGGAGTTTAGAATTGTATGGCGAGTAGTTTATTAA
This genomic window contains:
- a CDS encoding transporter gives rise to the protein MKSVPTKLRLDRTIHFSFITLSLYLAVPQFCNAAQSTSDDDELIDFYQVELEKQRTMLLEQGQQIAELKRMVNALSENRQVQATQQRVKKAGKPVNASKVVVANNISRKVAKETSLSRTDNKPVGQAPPKNANAIDVNAIPKLNDNVSGVLTGKGSLVLETSIGYSYTDNNRVFLDAFSFIPALVVGLIDLREIKRHSFIGSVSARYGITERWELDVKLPYIARNDSQRSRPVSIGVSEDEIFNASGHGMGDIELSTRYQLNAPTDGGPIYVANLVATIPTGTSPFEVEFVQSTPGAVFPTELPTGSGYVSIQPSLTAIYATDPGVFFGNVSYGYNMDTDENVGNVDLGDSAGVSFGLGVSLNERTSMSLSYSHKHVLKSKINNMKIDGSQLDIGQLIIGYSFRYSELTNLSLSLAIGVTDDAQDTRLNFRVPVTF
- a CDS encoding C39 family peptidase; amino-acid sequence: MRLYLCLAMLLTTPSVLGGFVDFNGQFTVKVSSIAEQRFKTIYKQKYDFSCGSATLASLLSFHYDDVVNELSVFKDMFEHGNKAKIKHQGFSLLDMKRYLSRRGYQANGFNISLEQLSSAQIPAITIINNNGYMHFVIIKGSTDKEVLVGDPAIGLKSVRKDKFEDMWGQRIVFVIQDRKEIAVNHYKHDQKSDHQVRANLGLAIDHASLGLLNVLQPSSMDF
- a CDS encoding dentin sialophosphoprotein; protein product: MKTFNKSLLAASMAIILGSATSVWANPTNTANEVADSQTATASADSTGDSSAAANENSSANTDNSTDSSDNSDGSSASGSKVAANNGSMAATDNSDNSDNSDDSDNSDNSNSSDNSDGSSASGSEVAANNGSMAATDNSDNSDNSDDSDNSDNSDSSDNSDGSSASGSEVAANNGSMAATDNSDNSDNSDNSDNSDNSDNSDNSDGSYASATDSAANNGSTAMTDRSDNSDNSDNSDSSSSDSSDNSAATGTEATANNGSMAMSDRSDNSDSSDNSDSSDNSDNSNNSDNSYASASDAAANGGSTASSDRSDNSMANASAMGSAAANGASTATVDNSDSSDNSMASANAMGAASANGGSTASTDNSDNSDNSDNSDNSDNSDNSDNADNSYANSATNGASANGASTANVDNSDNSDNSDNSDNSDSSNNSYANAAEGGASANGGSTASVDNSDSSDNSDNSDNSYASAAEGGASANGGSTASVDNSDNSDNSDNSDNSDNSDSSYAWSEGWGTSSANNGGVATTTYSVNESNLTGAVTGNYVTYSFDNQSTIASNNSMSDTFNGTAGINQNVQNLGHNALAQQQVSFQGNVNVNPQ